A DNA window from Sphingopyxis macrogoltabida contains the following coding sequences:
- a CDS encoding molybdopterin-containing oxidoreductase family protein, which produces MTESQTKRLQPGEDGVHVTFCRLCEAHCGLAAKVEDGRITDVQPDKENPHSLGHVCLKGITFHNVTYDPDRILTPLKRVGGPGEFAPVGWDEALDDIAARLGQVIDTHGPDAVASYKGNPIAFGIDVSFSLKAFLGTLGITKYYGAGSQDTNARLTACYLAFGSAVTYDIPDLPHTDMLLMFGANPLVSNGSMVWSPRVRHDLDAIAERGRVVVVDPRRTETARRYQHVAVRANGDVWLLLGLLRVLIDEELYDADYVAAHTDSFADLASTVAQYDLVDCAGRAGVDAGTIAELARSFAATPRAVAYGRLGVCRGPHATLENFLLIALNLLGGKLGRPGGAIFSRTILGGSQKVLTGGYGDTRSRVGDFPSVAQFLASAMLPADILEPGEGQVRAMILTGGNMVMSAPGGQALVDALGQLDLIVALDLYQTESNRYADYILPVPTFFERDDYPMAGLGSMIRPFVQVTDAVIPPVGEARSEWEIFNGLLARMGKPTHGRPMDDLDKAFRLGPAGDDMGAREGWSFDKLRDVPHGVMVDLPDPYDPWPRIADGRAKLWHAMIADEFARLTPAPTDTLRLITHRDIRSLNSWLHNVPRLVRSQHPELLMHPEDAARLDLHDGEAVDLSTGAAMVTVCIAVTDDMRPGTVSYPHGWGHHGGWQHANAQGGSNINWLLPVGPEAVEAISGTTIMDGLEVSVRKIAAAA; this is translated from the coding sequence ATGACCGAGAGCCAGACCAAGCGGCTCCAGCCCGGAGAGGACGGGGTGCATGTCACCTTCTGCCGCCTCTGCGAAGCGCATTGCGGGCTCGCCGCCAAAGTCGAGGACGGCCGCATCACCGACGTCCAGCCCGACAAGGAAAATCCGCATTCGTTGGGCCATGTCTGCCTGAAGGGGATCACCTTCCACAATGTCACCTACGACCCCGACCGCATCCTGACCCCGCTGAAGCGCGTCGGCGGACCGGGCGAATTCGCACCCGTCGGCTGGGACGAAGCGCTCGACGATATTGCGGCGCGGCTCGGCCAAGTGATCGACACCCACGGGCCCGACGCGGTCGCGTCGTACAAGGGCAATCCGATCGCCTTCGGCATCGACGTGTCGTTCAGCCTCAAGGCATTCCTGGGGACGCTCGGCATCACCAAATATTATGGCGCGGGATCGCAGGATACCAATGCGCGGCTGACCGCCTGTTATCTCGCTTTCGGCTCGGCGGTGACCTATGACATTCCAGACCTGCCGCATACCGACATGCTGCTGATGTTCGGCGCCAATCCGCTGGTTTCCAACGGATCGATGGTCTGGTCGCCGCGCGTGCGCCACGACCTCGACGCGATCGCCGAACGCGGACGCGTCGTCGTCGTCGACCCCCGCCGCACCGAGACTGCGCGCCGCTACCAGCATGTCGCGGTACGCGCCAACGGCGACGTCTGGCTCCTGCTCGGGCTGCTCCGCGTGCTGATCGACGAAGAATTGTACGATGCCGACTATGTCGCCGCGCATACCGATAGCTTCGCGGACCTCGCGTCCACGGTCGCGCAATACGACCTCGTCGACTGCGCCGGCCGCGCGGGCGTCGACGCGGGCACCATCGCCGAGCTCGCGCGCAGCTTCGCCGCCACCCCGCGCGCCGTCGCCTATGGCCGGCTCGGCGTCTGCCGTGGGCCGCATGCGACGCTCGAGAATTTCCTGCTGATCGCGCTCAACCTGCTCGGCGGCAAGCTGGGGCGCCCCGGCGGCGCGATCTTCAGCCGCACGATCCTCGGCGGATCGCAGAAGGTGCTGACCGGCGGCTATGGCGACACACGCAGCCGCGTCGGCGACTTCCCCAGCGTCGCGCAATTCCTCGCCTCGGCGATGCTGCCCGCGGACATTTTGGAACCCGGCGAGGGGCAGGTGCGCGCGATGATCCTGACCGGCGGCAATATGGTGATGTCGGCGCCCGGCGGGCAGGCGCTGGTCGACGCGCTTGGGCAACTCGACCTGATCGTCGCGCTCGACCTCTACCAGACCGAAAGCAACCGCTACGCCGACTATATCCTGCCCGTCCCGACCTTTTTCGAACGCGACGATTATCCGATGGCGGGACTGGGCTCGATGATCCGTCCCTTCGTGCAGGTGACCGATGCGGTGATCCCGCCGGTCGGCGAAGCCAGATCGGAATGGGAGATTTTCAACGGCCTGCTCGCGCGCATGGGCAAACCGACGCACGGCCGGCCGATGGACGATCTCGACAAGGCCTTCCGCCTCGGCCCCGCCGGCGACGACATGGGCGCGCGCGAGGGATGGAGCTTCGACAAGCTCCGCGACGTGCCGCACGGCGTGATGGTCGACCTGCCCGATCCCTATGATCCATGGCCGCGCATCGCCGACGGGCGCGCGAAGCTGTGGCACGCGATGATCGCCGACGAGTTCGCGCGGCTGACGCCCGCACCGACCGATACGCTGCGCCTGATCACGCACCGCGACATCCGTTCGCTCAACAGCTGGCTGCACAATGTCCCGCGCCTCGTCCGCAGCCAGCATCCCGAACTGCTGATGCATCCCGAGGACGCCGCGCGGCTAGACTTGCACGATGGCGAGGCCGTCGACCTGTCGACCGGCGCCGCGATGGTCACTGTATGCATCGCGGTCACCGATGATATGCGCCCCGGCACCGTCAGCTATCCGCACGGTTGGGGCCACCACGGCGGCTGGCAGCACGCCAATGCGCAGGGCGGCAGCAATATCAACTGGCTGCTGCCGGTCGGTCCGGAGGCGGTCGAGGCGATCTCGGGCACGACGATCATGGACGGACTGGAAGTATCGGTCCGCAAGATCGCCGCCGCAGCGTGA